One window of Bacillota bacterium genomic DNA carries:
- a CDS encoding ATP-binding cassette domain-containing protein — protein sequence MIELVRLRKQYGSIVAVDGVDLVVKKGEIFGFLGPNGAGKTTTIRMLTTLTKPTSGYALVNGYDVVKEAVKAKMGIGVVPQYINLDGDLSAEENLELCGLLYRMGREDRRKRASELLTFAGLAERARYPVKTFSGGMKRRLMIVCALMHRPQILFLDEPTVGLDPQSRRSIWDLIRRINSDGGTIFLTTHYIEEAEHLCHRVGIIDNGRLIVLDTPQKMLTEAGNWVVEIYRNGETERAFFETREEAAHFAAGFQQDALIRSANLEDVFIRLTGKRGVD from the coding sequence GTGATAGAACTTGTGAGGCTTCGCAAGCAATACGGCTCGATAGTGGCGGTCGACGGGGTGGACCTTGTGGTGAAGAAGGGCGAGATCTTCGGCTTTCTCGGCCCAAACGGCGCCGGCAAGACCACCACCATACGGATGCTCACCACGCTAACCAAGCCCACCTCGGGATATGCCCTTGTGAACGGCTACGATGTCGTGAAAGAGGCTGTAAAGGCCAAAATGGGCATCGGGGTTGTTCCCCAATATATCAACCTCGACGGTGACCTGAGCGCCGAGGAAAACCTGGAGCTTTGCGGGCTTCTTTACCGAATGGGGAGGGAGGACCGGAGAAAAAGGGCGTCGGAGCTCTTGACTTTTGCCGGCCTTGCGGAGCGGGCGAGATATCCTGTCAAGACATTTTCAGGAGGGATGAAGAGGCGTTTGATGATCGTCTGCGCCCTCATGCACAGGCCGCAGATCCTCTTCCTCGATGAACCGACTGTCGGGTTGGACCCGCAGTCCCGCAGGAGCATATGGGATCTCATCCGGCGGATCAATAGCGATGGAGGGACGATCTTCCTCACCACCCACTATATTGAGGAGGCTGAGCACCTGTGCCATCGTGTAGGAATTATCGACAACGGGAGGCTCATCGTCCTTGATACGCCGCAGAAGATGCTTACGGAGGCAGGCAATTGGGTCGTGGAGATCTACCGTAACGGGGAGACGGAGAGGGCTTTTTTCGAAACCCGGGAGGAGGCCGCTCATTTTGCCGCAGGCTTTCAACAGGATGCTCTCATTCGGAGCGCAAATCTGGAGGACGTTTTCATCAGACTGACAGGAAAGCGCGGGGTAGATTGA
- a CDS encoding putative cobaltochelatase, translated as MMVKERITYPFSAIVGQERMKKALILNAVNPSIGGVLILGEKGTAKSSAVRALASLLPEIEVVTGCPYSCSPYKPEEMCEGCYRRWASGEELPRSRRRVRIVELPLNATEDRLIGTLNLKEAVQNGVRSFEPGLLAEANRGILYVDEVNLLDDYLVDVLLDVAISGINVVEREGIAYRYPARFILVGTMNPEEGDLRPQILDRFGLSVEVGGISDPKERVEVLRRRAEFERDPLGFQALWVEKENELCLKILQAQQLLPAVTVPPVLVELAVEFSLGARVSGHRADVVIVKTAMTIAAYEGRTEVEAEDIKEAAQLVLGHRFREGNPPREKEEDGPAPGAADGEDEKERRKDEGPFSGQGDEGRDEGESGPEGLFPPLSSDGEVSQNGEKQDDRDNGGSPSEIDLPKTEEMVFGIGEIYQVRKLTPPADRILRRGTGRRTKTRTGTKQGRYVRSIIPRGAPTDVALDATIRAAAPYQPKREKAGRAIAIESTDIRQKVRERKIGNTILFLVDASGSMGAQRRMVATKGAILSLLVDAYQRRDKVGLVAFRGDKAEILLSPTRSVELAHRKLAELPTGGRTPMATGLAVALNLLHAQMAKEEGTIPLLVLISDGRANVGFNGMDPVESAKLVAAEIYHSGIKSIVIDTEKEFINFGLSREICAALGGWHFKLEELRGDTIVRAVRKSLS; from the coding sequence ATGATGGTCAAAGAGCGGATAACATACCCCTTCTCCGCGATAGTGGGGCAGGAGAGAATGAAAAAGGCTTTGATCCTGAACGCCGTCAACCCCTCTATCGGAGGGGTCCTCATCCTTGGGGAGAAAGGCACCGCCAAATCCAGCGCTGTTCGTGCTTTAGCAAGCCTCTTGCCCGAGATAGAGGTCGTTACCGGGTGTCCATACTCCTGCTCGCCTTACAAACCTGAGGAAATGTGTGAAGGCTGTTATCGACGTTGGGCCAGCGGAGAGGAGCTTCCGAGGTCGCGCCGGAGGGTGAGGATCGTCGAACTGCCGCTCAATGCCACAGAAGACCGGCTGATTGGCACATTGAACCTCAAGGAAGCCGTCCAAAACGGCGTCAGGTCCTTTGAACCCGGGCTTTTGGCCGAGGCTAACAGGGGGATCCTCTACGTGGACGAGGTGAACCTCCTCGACGATTATCTGGTGGACGTGCTCCTGGACGTGGCAATAAGCGGAATAAATGTGGTGGAAAGGGAGGGCATCGCCTATAGGTACCCGGCTCGATTTATCCTCGTGGGCACCATGAACCCCGAAGAAGGCGATCTTAGACCTCAAATACTTGATAGATTCGGGCTTTCGGTCGAGGTAGGAGGCATATCCGACCCTAAGGAGAGGGTGGAGGTGCTCCGAAGGCGTGCGGAATTTGAAAGGGACCCGCTCGGCTTCCAAGCGCTTTGGGTCGAGAAAGAGAATGAGCTCTGCCTCAAGATCCTCCAAGCCCAACAATTGTTGCCAGCGGTGACAGTCCCGCCGGTCCTCGTAGAGCTGGCCGTTGAGTTTTCGCTCGGGGCCCGGGTAAGCGGGCATCGGGCTGATGTGGTCATCGTCAAGACAGCCATGACCATTGCGGCCTACGAGGGACGAACTGAGGTTGAGGCGGAAGATATAAAGGAGGCGGCTCAGCTTGTACTGGGCCATCGCTTCAGGGAGGGTAATCCCCCAAGGGAAAAGGAAGAGGATGGGCCAGCCCCCGGAGCGGCGGATGGTGAAGACGAGAAAGAACGCAGAAAGGACGAAGGCCCGTTCTCAGGGCAGGGTGATGAGGGCCGAGATGAGGGTGAGAGCGGGCCGGAGGGCTTGTTCCCTCCATTGTCCTCCGATGGGGAGGTAAGCCAGAACGGAGAGAAGCAAGACGACCGGGACAATGGAGGATCCCCCTCTGAGATCGATCTCCCAAAAACAGAGGAGATGGTCTTCGGCATAGGCGAGATATACCAGGTCAGAAAACTGACCCCTCCGGCAGACCGGATTTTGCGCCGGGGCACAGGGAGGCGCACCAAGACCAGAACAGGAACTAAGCAGGGCCGCTATGTCCGGAGCATAATCCCGCGAGGCGCCCCAACTGACGTGGCCCTTGACGCGACCATAAGGGCCGCCGCTCCCTATCAGCCGAAAAGGGAGAAAGCTGGCCGGGCCATAGCGATCGAGAGCACGGATATCCGGCAGAAGGTGCGGGAGAGGAAGATCGGCAATACGATCCTGTTTCTGGTTGATGCAAGCGGCTCCATGGGCGCACAGAGAAGGATGGTTGCCACGAAAGGGGCCATCCTTTCCCTGCTGGTGGATGCCTACCAAAGGCGGGACAAGGTGGGCCTGGTGGCCTTCAGGGGGGACAAGGCAGAGATACTCCTCAGCCCCACCAGGAGCGTGGAGTTGGCGCACCGCAAGTTGGCCGAGCTTCCCACGGGTGGGAGGACCCCCATGGCTACGGGGCTTGCGGTCGCCTTAAACCTCCTCCATGCTCAAATGGCCAAGGAGGAGGGCACTATTCCGCTTTTGGTATTGATCTCCGACGGGAGGGCCAACGTGGGATTTAATGGAATGGATCCAGTTGAGTCAGCAAAACTGGTTGCTGCAGAAATATATCATTCTGGCATCAAGTCCATCGTCATCGATACCGAGAAGGAGTTTATCAATTTCGGCCTGTCGAGAGAAATATGTGCGGCCCTCGGAGGCTGGCATTTCAAGCTAGAGGAGCTTCGGGGAGATACCATTGTGCGAGCTGTGCGGAAAAGCCTATCATAA
- a CDS encoding glutamyl-tRNA reductase → MQLLLVGTNHEIAPVSIRERLSFSKSESKRALAALIATSGISEALVLSTCNRVEVLAVSNDNDIDSAAVKLCGFLARHGGFEDSELDGYLYTYLGLKAVEHVFLVAAGLDSMILGEDQILGQVRSAYVNALEEKAVGPVLDHILRKAIQVGKRVRNETEIGRDGISVGRAAVELGRRIFGSLAGRVVLAIGAGEISELVVRDLARQGATSVVVANRTYEKACELAKAFGGIAIRFDGIRDWLERVDIVISSTGAPHIVIKKSQVEGAIRHRNERALFFIDLAVPRDVDPDVGKLPNVFLYNIDDLKTVMQRSDGNGGQPFLQARAIVAEKTEEVEMWFRERAIIPVISALRGRFEEIRREAVEEAWRKLPHLGIKEKEIINAVTISMINKLLHGPIMGLKNIWNAKSPGKEDEGALLHLVARLLGLNHIHLDGPQVKKLETGVETMEEAKEKEGGSHWISATSL, encoded by the coding sequence ATGCAGCTTCTACTCGTCGGGACCAATCATGAGATAGCGCCTGTGAGCATAAGGGAACGGCTCTCTTTCAGCAAATCCGAGTCGAAGAGGGCCCTCGCCGCGCTGATTGCCACCTCCGGTATCTCTGAAGCACTAGTGCTCTCCACCTGTAACCGCGTAGAGGTGCTTGCGGTTTCCAATGACAATGATATTGATTCTGCCGCGGTGAAGCTTTGCGGCTTTCTCGCCCGCCATGGGGGATTTGAAGATAGTGAACTTGACGGATATTTATATACCTATCTCGGCCTGAAAGCGGTGGAGCATGTGTTCCTGGTTGCCGCCGGCCTCGACTCCATGATCCTCGGTGAGGATCAGATCTTAGGCCAGGTCCGGAGCGCCTATGTCAATGCCCTGGAGGAAAAGGCCGTCGGCCCCGTGCTCGACCATATCCTACGCAAAGCCATCCAGGTAGGAAAGAGGGTCCGGAATGAGACGGAAATCGGAAGAGATGGTATTTCCGTAGGTCGTGCCGCTGTAGAGCTGGGTCGTCGCATATTCGGAAGCCTTGCGGGACGAGTCGTGCTTGCGATCGGCGCGGGGGAAATCAGCGAGCTGGTGGTGAGAGATTTGGCGAGGCAGGGGGCAACCTCAGTTGTGGTCGCCAACCGAACCTATGAAAAGGCCTGTGAACTGGCGAAGGCTTTCGGGGGAATTGCTATAAGGTTCGATGGCATCCGTGACTGGCTCGAGAGGGTCGATATAGTCATAAGCTCTACTGGAGCCCCGCACATCGTTATTAAGAAAAGTCAGGTTGAGGGGGCAATACGCCACAGGAATGAGAGGGCTCTCTTTTTCATCGATCTAGCGGTCCCCCGGGATGTGGATCCGGACGTGGGTAAGCTTCCAAATGTATTCTTGTATAACATAGATGACTTGAAAACAGTTATGCAACGAAGCGATGGAAATGGGGGGCAGCCTTTCTTACAGGCCCGCGCCATTGTCGCTGAGAAGACAGAGGAAGTAGAGATGTGGTTCCGAGAAAGGGCCATTATCCCTGTGATTTCGGCTCTCCGGGGGCGGTTCGAAGAGATCCGCAGGGAGGCAGTGGAAGAAGCCTGGCGGAAGCTTCCCCATCTTGGAATCAAAGAGAAGGAAATCATAAATGCAGTCACGATATCGATGATTAACAAGCTTCTCCATGGACCTATCATGGGGCTTAAAAACATATGGAACGCAAAAAGCCCCGGGAAGGAAGACGAGGGGGCATTGCTACATCTCGTCGCGAGACTTCTGGGCCTAAACCATATACACCTCGATGGCCCCCAGGTTAAAAAGCTAGAAACCGGGGTTGAAACCATGGAAGAGGCAAAAGAGAAAGAAGGTGGATCTCACTGGATAAGCGCTACCTCCCTTTAA
- the cobN gene encoding cobaltochelatase subunit CobN yields the protein MKAFKLIYFTAIDNDLPSLSEATQILVQRYPGEIEVIAAVGNMFDAKEKERLLAACGGAQVAVIHLHGGKKSCPCFDELIDYLNVHGVPVCVTGSASELTDDDRSYSTVAPETRREVARYIRYGGAENFAGLLLFLANHFGGKEFQVRPPEQPPWEGIYHPAFSHDVSLEEYLERNYDPGRLTIGLWFHRSNWVSHNTAFIDAIINEIERQRCNCLPVFMMTWKDVDAGNRGAEWITENYFARNGRRLIDVLISPLMFSLSLDVVGARAIAKENEGFLKRLNVPVIQAIVTQKSLEEWRNDIQGIGIMDISISVAMPEFDGCLISVPVASRELCEIDPYTGAKVVKQLPIPERIRKVVELARNWGRLSHIPNREKKVAIIFHNYPPRNDTIGSAHGLDSPESVYLILKEMEARGYSLENIPGTGKELMDMLLGGLTNDRRWMSPEELQAKAVDSVSRERYEGFFSAFPVEAQQRVIDGWGEPPGGLFCYDGKLLIPGMVFGNVFVGLQPPRGFYDDPSKIYHSPDVSPPHHYLAYYRWIKEVFKADAVMHIGKHGSLEWLPGKGCGLSESCFPDLAISTLPNIYPYIINDPGEGTQAKRRSYCALVDHLIPVMTNADLYEGTLAVENKLNEYYRSKSEDPAKISILRKMIWEEVVSANLHLDLRMSEEEAFCDYDRFLERLHAYLSELKDTLISDGLHVLGRPPEDDRLQSFLVALTRLKNGDVPSLRQALAEHMGYDYEDILANRGKLNPDGRVNGEILDELNDLAFALVGEYQKQGFNPAAIEEVIETCLHGRNEKIAAVLRYMSDALVPKVARTRDEIENSIGALEGRFVPPGPSGCPTRGMGDILPTGRNFYSLDPRAVPSPAAYEVGRKLGDALLEKYLAEEGRYPESIGMVVWGSPTMRTRGDDIGEVLYLMGVKPKWEPGSGHVEGIEIIPIEELGRPRIDVTLRISGFFRDAFPVVVNLIDEAVRQVAQLDEPDEVNFLAKHYREEVKGYLEEGLEELEARERASYRIFGCKPGAYGAGVSEAIFSKMWENEQDLARVYVTWGGYAYTQATYGRTVPDVFQKRLARLDATVKNEDSREYDMLSSDDFYSYHGGMIAAVKAFKGKLPQSFAGDSSDPDRVKVRTAKEETAHVFRARILNPKWIEGLKRHGYKGAHDLSMTVEIAFGWDATAEVLEDWMYEGLAQKYALDKDMQEWMREHNIYALQNITERLLEAIQRGMWQPSQEMNEALQKLYLEIEGDIEGLSGQVRG from the coding sequence ATGAAGGCGTTCAAGCTCATCTATTTTACTGCCATTGATAATGATCTCCCATCTCTTTCAGAGGCAACGCAAATCCTCGTCCAACGCTACCCGGGCGAAATTGAGGTTATCGCGGCAGTCGGGAATATGTTCGATGCAAAGGAGAAGGAAAGGCTCCTGGCCGCGTGCGGGGGTGCCCAGGTTGCGGTTATTCACCTCCACGGCGGCAAGAAAAGCTGCCCCTGTTTTGATGAGCTGATAGACTACCTAAATGTACATGGGGTGCCGGTGTGTGTCACCGGATCCGCAAGTGAGCTTACAGATGATGACAGAAGCTATTCCACAGTTGCTCCGGAAACCAGAAGGGAAGTGGCCAGGTATATTCGTTACGGAGGCGCCGAGAACTTCGCAGGGCTTCTCCTGTTCCTAGCTAATCACTTCGGCGGCAAGGAGTTTCAAGTCCGGCCGCCGGAGCAGCCGCCCTGGGAGGGGATTTATCACCCCGCATTTTCCCACGATGTTTCTCTGGAGGAATACCTTGAGCGAAACTATGACCCTGGAAGGCTGACTATTGGGCTTTGGTTTCACCGTAGCAATTGGGTTTCGCATAATACAGCCTTTATTGATGCCATCATCAATGAGATCGAAAGGCAGAGGTGTAATTGTCTTCCGGTTTTCATGATGACCTGGAAGGATGTAGACGCCGGCAATCGAGGGGCGGAGTGGATCACGGAGAATTATTTTGCAAGGAATGGCCGCCGACTTATCGATGTTCTGATCAGCCCGTTGATGTTTTCCTTATCTTTGGATGTCGTGGGGGCCAGAGCCATCGCCAAAGAAAACGAGGGCTTTCTTAAAAGGCTTAACGTCCCGGTGATTCAGGCCATCGTCACTCAGAAAAGCCTTGAGGAGTGGCGAAACGATATTCAGGGCATAGGGATCATGGATATAAGCATATCCGTGGCCATGCCAGAATTCGATGGTTGCCTCATCTCCGTTCCGGTTGCAAGCCGCGAATTGTGCGAGATCGACCCCTATACCGGCGCCAAGGTGGTGAAGCAATTACCCATTCCCGAGCGGATCCGGAAGGTTGTGGAGCTTGCCAGAAATTGGGGCAGGCTTTCACACATCCCCAACAGGGAAAAGAAGGTGGCCATCATCTTCCATAATTACCCGCCCCGCAATGATACCATCGGCTCTGCCCACGGCCTCGATTCGCCGGAGTCGGTCTACCTGATCCTCAAGGAAATGGAGGCACGGGGGTATTCCCTGGAAAACATCCCTGGGACCGGGAAAGAGCTAATGGATATGTTGCTCGGGGGACTCACCAATGACCGGCGCTGGATGAGCCCAGAGGAGCTGCAGGCAAAAGCGGTTGATTCTGTATCTAGAGAGCGTTATGAGGGGTTCTTCTCTGCCTTCCCCGTCGAGGCTCAACAGAGGGTGATAGATGGATGGGGAGAGCCCCCAGGGGGGCTCTTTTGCTACGATGGCAAGCTCCTCATCCCCGGCATGGTCTTCGGGAACGTCTTCGTGGGATTGCAGCCACCCAGGGGCTTTTACGATGATCCCTCGAAAATCTATCATTCGCCGGATGTATCCCCGCCCCACCATTATCTGGCGTATTATCGCTGGATAAAGGAGGTCTTCAAGGCCGATGCCGTAATGCACATAGGGAAGCACGGCTCCCTGGAATGGCTTCCGGGCAAAGGTTGCGGCCTATCGGAGAGTTGCTTTCCCGATCTCGCCATCTCCACCTTGCCCAATATTTACCCGTATATCATCAATGATCCCGGCGAGGGCACCCAAGCCAAGAGGCGGAGCTATTGCGCCCTGGTTGACCACCTGATCCCTGTGATGACTAATGCGGACCTGTATGAGGGGACGCTTGCCGTCGAGAACAAGCTGAATGAGTACTATAGGTCCAAGAGCGAGGATCCGGCCAAGATTTCAATCCTGCGAAAGATGATCTGGGAGGAGGTCGTAAGCGCTAATCTCCATCTTGACCTGCGCATGAGCGAAGAAGAAGCCTTTTGTGATTATGACCGGTTCTTAGAACGCCTTCACGCCTACCTGAGCGAGCTCAAGGATACACTCATCTCCGACGGACTGCACGTCCTCGGTAGGCCGCCCGAAGACGACCGCCTGCAAAGCTTCCTGGTGGCCCTCACACGTCTCAAAAATGGGGATGTCCCCTCCCTGCGCCAGGCGCTGGCGGAGCACATGGGCTACGATTATGAGGATATCCTGGCCAACCGGGGCAAGCTCAACCCCGACGGACGGGTAAACGGGGAGATTCTAGATGAGCTCAATGACCTGGCTTTTGCCTTGGTCGGCGAGTATCAAAAGCAGGGATTTAATCCCGCAGCTATCGAGGAGGTCATCGAGACCTGCCTCCACGGGAGAAACGAGAAAATAGCCGCGGTTCTCAGGTATATGAGCGATGCGCTTGTGCCGAAGGTCGCCAGGACCCGTGATGAAATAGAAAACTCCATCGGGGCGCTAGAGGGCAGGTTTGTGCCCCCAGGCCCCTCCGGGTGCCCCACCAGAGGGATGGGTGATATCCTTCCCACCGGTAGGAATTTCTACTCGCTGGACCCGCGTGCCGTTCCTTCGCCCGCGGCCTATGAGGTCGGCAGGAAGCTTGGTGACGCCCTGCTCGAGAAGTACCTGGCGGAGGAGGGGAGGTACCCTGAGAGCATAGGGATGGTGGTCTGGGGAAGCCCCACCATGCGCACCCGGGGGGATGATATTGGCGAGGTCCTCTATCTCATGGGGGTGAAGCCGAAGTGGGAACCCGGCTCCGGACATGTGGAAGGCATTGAGATCATCCCTATCGAAGAATTGGGCCGGCCGAGGATTGACGTAACCCTCCGCATTAGCGGGTTCTTCAGGGATGCCTTCCCTGTCGTCGTCAATCTGATAGATGAAGCTGTCCGCCAGGTGGCCCAGTTGGATGAGCCGGACGAGGTGAATTTCCTGGCAAAACACTATCGGGAGGAAGTAAAAGGCTATCTGGAAGAGGGTTTGGAAGAGCTTGAGGCAAGGGAAAGGGCCAGCTATCGCATTTTCGGGTGCAAGCCGGGCGCCTATGGAGCGGGGGTGAGCGAGGCCATCTTCAGCAAGATGTGGGAGAATGAGCAAGACCTGGCCCGCGTCTACGTCACATGGGGAGGTTATGCTTACACCCAGGCGACTTACGGGCGCACGGTGCCCGACGTTTTCCAAAAGCGGCTTGCGAGGCTGGATGCCACGGTTAAGAACGAAGATAGCCGCGAATACGACATGCTATCAAGCGACGACTTTTATTCATATCATGGCGGGATGATCGCAGCGGTGAAGGCGTTCAAGGGGAAGCTCCCCCAATCCTTCGCCGGTGATTCCTCCGACCCGGACAGGGTCAAGGTGAGGACAGCAAAGGAGGAGACGGCGCACGTATTCAGGGCGCGGATATTGAATCCCAAGTGGATCGAGGGTTTGAAGCGGCACGGATACAAGGGGGCGCATGACCTCTCCATGACGGTGGAGATCGCATTCGGCTGGGACGCTACGGCGGAGGTGCTGGAGGACTGGATGTATGAGGGGCTCGCCCAAAAGTATGCATTGGATAAAGATATGCAGGAATGGATGAGGGAACATAACATCTATGCCCTCCAAAACATAACGGAGAGGCTTCTCGAAGCCATCCAGCGCGGGATGTGGCAACCCTCTCAAGAGATGAATGAGGCGCTTCAAAAGCTATATCTGGAGATCGAAGGGGACATCGAGGGGTTGTCGGGGCAGGTACGGGGGTGA
- a CDS encoding ABC transporter permease, which translates to MSGVYAVFWREMRILRQRLPKTIISFCVSPLLFLIAFGWGVGRNLTVQGTNYMHFMIPGLMALGSMNNSFNIATEINIARFYLRSFERLQVAPLSPWQIVLGEVLSGMVKGLLAGGTIYLLTLAFGIRPHLSLLLWLSVLANTFMFASAAVITAMVVKSHADQASFNTFFITPMSFLAGTFFPLARLPEWAQYLARALPLTHASNCIRAAALGQRFPVDSFAVMIIYSAFFFLMAVVTVRHASI; encoded by the coding sequence ATGAGTGGAGTATACGCTGTCTTCTGGCGCGAAATGCGGATCTTGCGACAGAGGTTACCCAAAACCATAATCTCTTTTTGCGTTTCACCCCTCTTATTCCTCATCGCCTTTGGCTGGGGGGTGGGGCGAAACCTGACGGTGCAGGGAACCAACTATATGCACTTTATGATTCCCGGGCTCATGGCGCTTGGCAGCATGAACAACAGCTTCAACATCGCCACAGAGATCAACATCGCGAGGTTCTACTTGAGGTCATTTGAGCGGCTGCAAGTGGCCCCGCTCTCGCCGTGGCAGATAGTGCTGGGGGAGGTATTGAGTGGGATGGTCAAGGGCCTGTTAGCGGGGGGCACGATTTACCTTCTCACCCTGGCCTTCGGAATACGCCCCCATCTGAGCTTGCTCCTATGGCTATCGGTCCTGGCAAATACCTTTATGTTTGCCTCTGCCGCCGTGATAACGGCCATGGTGGTCAAGTCCCACGCCGACCAGGCGAGCTTCAATACGTTCTTCATAACGCCCATGTCCTTTCTGGCGGGAACCTTCTTCCCCCTGGCCAGGCTCCCCGAATGGGCCCAATATCTCGCCCGGGCGCTCCCCCTGACCCATGCCAGCAATTGTATTAGGGCAGCGGCCTTGGGGCAGAGGTTTCCCGTGGACTCGTTTGCGGTGATGATTATCTATTCCGCCTTCTTTTTCTTGATGGCGGTGGTGACAGTGAGGCATGCGAGCATTTAA
- a CDS encoding AAA domain-containing protein produces the protein MKRALLINAVNPAVGGVLIRGEKGTAKSTAVRALVDILPEIEVVADCRFGCHPTDRSMMCDECLARIEAGESIPRGMRKMKVVELPVGATEDRVVGTLDIEQAIKKGEKAFEPGILAQAHRNVLYIDEVNLLDDHVVDVLLDVAAMGVNVVEREGVSYSHPARFVLIGTMNPEEGELRPQLLDRFGLAVDVAGIEDIASRVEVVRRRIRYESDPAGFAEEWAAEQASLKERVVKAKEILPEVNIPESMLELIARIAVEMGVDGHRADITMMKASMTLAALAGKRAVTEEEVRQAADLALLHRTRRRPFEDFKFDSAKVEALIPGKGKQAS, from the coding sequence ATGAAGAGGGCCCTCCTTATCAATGCTGTCAACCCGGCTGTGGGCGGGGTTCTGATCAGAGGTGAAAAAGGAACAGCTAAATCTACAGCAGTGAGGGCGCTCGTTGATATTCTCCCCGAGATCGAGGTTGTAGCCGACTGCAGGTTTGGCTGTCATCCTACGGATCGGTCCATGATGTGCGATGAGTGCCTTGCGAGGATTGAGGCGGGGGAGAGCATACCACGTGGGATGAGGAAGATGAAAGTGGTTGAGCTCCCTGTGGGGGCCACAGAGGATAGGGTCGTTGGCACTCTGGATATCGAGCAAGCGATCAAAAAAGGGGAAAAAGCCTTCGAGCCGGGGATCCTCGCCCAGGCCCACCGCAACGTGTTATATATCGATGAAGTCAACCTGCTCGACGACCATGTCGTGGATGTGCTCCTGGACGTGGCCGCTATGGGGGTTAACGTGGTTGAGCGAGAGGGTGTATCCTATTCCCATCCTGCCAGGTTCGTCCTGATCGGGACCATGAACCCCGAGGAAGGGGAACTCCGGCCCCAGCTTCTGGATCGCTTTGGGCTTGCCGTCGATGTGGCCGGTATCGAGGACATCGCTTCAAGGGTCGAGGTGGTCCGGCGCAGGATCCGCTATGAATCTGACCCAGCAGGATTCGCCGAGGAATGGGCGGCCGAGCAGGCAAGTCTCAAAGAGAGGGTCGTGAAAGCGAAGGAAATCCTTCCAGAGGTGAATATCCCCGAGTCTATGTTGGAACTCATCGCCAGAATAGCCGTGGAAATGGGCGTTGATGGCCACAGGGCTGACATAACCATGATGAAGGCCTCAATGACCTTGGCGGCCCTGGCGGGCAAAAGGGCAGTTACAGAGGAGGAAGTGCGACAGGCAGCCGATTTGGCCCTGCTGCACCGGACGAGACGCAGGCCCTTTGAGGACTTTAAGTTCGACAGTGCGAAGGTCGAGGCCCTCATCCCTGGGAAGGGGAAGCAGGCGTCATGA
- a CDS encoding ABC transporter ATP-binding protein yields MKLLIKDICFSYGSHRALDNVSLEVHAGEVVSLVGPNGSGKSTMLRCIAHVLKPQQGAIYLDGREATRVSSREMARLLGYVPQLSVEIFPLTVFEAVLLGRKPYITWGVSQKDKDVVARVLKFMGIEDLAPRFLDELSGGEKQKVLIARALAQEPEVFLFDEPTSSLDIKHQLEVLEVIRGLAIERGCSVVMVLHDLNLASRFSDKMLLLRGGKVFAAGRPETALTPENIEAVYGVEARVTQSPFGPSVLPIRSLEATPEAGTPINAMVGS; encoded by the coding sequence GTGAAGCTGTTGATCAAGGACATCTGCTTTAGCTATGGGAGCCACCGGGCGCTTGATAACGTAAGCCTGGAGGTCCATGCGGGAGAGGTAGTGAGCTTAGTGGGCCCCAACGGTTCAGGCAAAAGCACCATGCTTCGTTGCATAGCTCATGTGCTCAAGCCTCAGCAGGGGGCGATCTATTTGGATGGCAGGGAGGCCACCAGGGTCTCCTCCCGGGAGATGGCGAGGCTTTTGGGCTATGTGCCTCAGCTTTCGGTGGAGATTTTCCCGCTTACTGTGTTTGAGGCTGTGCTTTTAGGCAGGAAACCCTATATCACCTGGGGGGTAAGCCAAAAGGATAAAGATGTGGTAGCCCGGGTATTGAAGTTCATGGGGATCGAGGACCTCGCCCCCCGTTTCCTAGATGAGCTGAGCGGGGGCGAAAAACAAAAGGTGTTAATTGCGCGGGCATTGGCGCAAGAGCCCGAGGTGTTTCTATTCGACGAGCCGACTTCGAGCCTGGACATCAAGCACCAACTTGAAGTCCTGGAGGTGATCCGCGGGCTCGCGATCGAAAGAGGGTGTTCAGTGGTCATGGTCCTGCATGATTTGAATCTAGCCTCCCGGTTCTCCGACAAGATGCTTCTCTTACGCGGGGGAAAGGTCTTCGCCGCAGGCAGGCCGGAGACGGCACTCACGCCGGAAAATATCGAGGCTGTTTATGGGGTGGAAGCCAGAGTAACTCAAAGCCCTTTCGGGCCCAGCGTGCTCCCCATTCGATCGCTTGAAGCGACACCGGAGGCAGGGACACCCATTAACGCAATGGTTGGTTCGTGA